One segment of Clostridium botulinum DNA contains the following:
- the glgD gene encoding glucose-1-phosphate adenylyltransferase subunit GlgD: MNDCVGIINLDENETKMGELVINRPLASVPIAGRYRIIDFVLSNMTNSGIESIGIFTKNKSRSLIDHLTNGRPWDLHRNQNGLRVFNFCEVDPVYEDVHNFSENIEFFKRSHKEYLLLTPSYMLCNIDYQEVIDYHKKSGQDITMVYKKINNGKKSFVGCDVVNFDDLDEVVSIGENVGRDNNINISMEVYVLKTSLFIDIVQDCLVSGMYKKVKSFIHDNLDSLRVGAYKFDGELNCINSIKTLYDSNMNLLNRKISKEIFRDDRGIYTKAKDEAPTHYTDTSNVKNSIIANGCYIEGEVENCVIGRRVFVGKDAKLKNCVVMQDSIIEDKTVLDSVITDKGIKVKEGEKLIGSSLYPLVVMKKEYL; encoded by the coding sequence ATGAATGATTGTGTTGGAATAATAAATTTAGATGAAAATGAAACAAAAATGGGAGAACTAGTAATAAATAGACCACTTGCATCAGTGCCAATAGCAGGAAGATATAGAATTATAGATTTTGTATTATCAAATATGACAAATTCGGGTATAGAGAGTATTGGAATTTTTACAAAAAATAAGTCTAGATCACTAATTGACCATTTAACCAATGGTAGACCTTGGGATTTACACAGGAATCAAAATGGGTTAAGAGTATTTAATTTTTGTGAAGTAGATCCAGTATATGAAGATGTTCATAATTTTTCAGAAAATATAGAGTTTTTTAAGCGTAGTCACAAAGAATATTTATTATTAACTCCATCATATATGCTTTGTAATATAGATTATCAAGAAGTAATTGACTATCACAAAAAGAGTGGACAAGATATAACAATGGTATACAAAAAAATAAATAATGGTAAAAAATCATTTGTGGGATGCGATGTAGTAAATTTTGATGATTTAGATGAAGTTGTAAGTATTGGTGAAAATGTAGGTAGAGATAATAATATTAATATAAGTATGGAAGTTTATGTATTAAAAACTAGTTTGTTTATAGATATAGTTCAAGATTGCTTAGTTAGTGGGATGTATAAAAAAGTTAAAAGCTTTATACATGATAATCTAGATAGTTTAAGAGTAGGTGCTTATAAATTTGATGGAGAATTAAATTGCATAAATTCTATAAAAACATTATATGATAGCAATATGAATTTATTGAACAGAAAGATAAGTAAGGAAATATTTAGAGATGATAGAGGAATATATACAAAAGCAAAAGATGAGGCACCAACACATTATACAGATACTAGTAATGTTAAGAATTCTATAATAGCTAATGGATGCTATATAGAAGGTGAAGTAGAAAATTGTGTTATAGGAAGAAGAGTTTTTGTAGGTAAAGATGCAAAATTGAAAAATTGTGTGGTAATGCAAGATAGTATTATAGAAGATAAGACTGTATTAGATAGTGTAATTACAGATAAGGGAATAAAGGTTAAAGAGGGAGAAAAACTAATTGGATCTAGTTTGTATCCATTAGTTGTTATGAAAAAAGAATATCTTTAA
- a CDS encoding glucose-1-phosphate adenylyltransferase, giving the protein MGNTEIVAMILAGGQGSRLGVLTKKLAKPAVPFGGKYRIIDFPLSNCANSGIYTVGVLTQYKPLELNAHIGIGLPWDLDRKDGGVSILPPYQEEKGGNWYKGTANAIYQNIEFVDRYDPEYVLILSGDHIYKMNYTKMLEFHKEKNADATIGVIEVPVNEASRFGIMNTRDDMSIYEFEEKPKIPKSNLASMGIYIFNWKTLKKYLRNDEANKSSSNDFGKDIIPSMLNDGGKMVAYPFEGYWKDVGTIESLWQANMDLLKSDNKLNLHDQDWRIYSTNPVRPAQYIGENAKVTNSLIVEGCTVNGTVQNSVLFQGVQVGKNTIIKDSVIMTNAKIGDNVIIEKAIIGNDAVIRKDCVIGTGDEIEIVAAKEEVKMGSIMKNSKAV; this is encoded by the coding sequence ATGGGAAATACTGAAATTGTGGCTATGATATTAGCAGGGGGTCAAGGTTCAAGATTAGGCGTATTGACCAAGAAGTTAGCTAAACCAGCAGTGCCATTTGGAGGAAAGTATAGAATAATTGATTTTCCTTTAAGCAATTGTGCAAATTCAGGGATTTATACAGTGGGAGTTTTGACACAATATAAGCCTCTAGAATTAAATGCACATATAGGTATAGGGCTACCTTGGGATTTAGATAGAAAAGATGGCGGAGTAAGTATATTGCCACCATATCAAGAAGAAAAAGGTGGGAATTGGTATAAAGGTACAGCAAATGCAATCTATCAAAATATAGAATTTGTTGATAGATATGATCCAGAGTATGTACTTATACTATCAGGTGATCATATATATAAAATGAATTACACAAAGATGTTAGAATTCCATAAGGAAAAGAATGCAGATGCTACTATTGGAGTAATTGAAGTTCCAGTAAATGAAGCTAGTCGTTTTGGAATAATGAATACTAGAGATGATATGTCTATATATGAATTTGAGGAAAAACCTAAAATACCTAAAAGCAATTTAGCTTCTATGGGTATATATATTTTTAATTGGAAAACGTTAAAGAAATATTTAAGAAATGATGAAGCTAATAAAAGTTCAAGCAATGACTTTGGTAAAGATATAATACCATCAATGTTAAATGACGGTGGTAAAATGGTTGCTTATCCATTTGAAGGATATTGGAAAGATGTTGGAACTATTGAAAGTCTTTGGCAAGCAAATATGGACTTGTTAAAATCTGATAACAAACTTAATTTACATGATCAAGACTGGAGAATATATTCAACAAATCCAGTAAGACCAGCACAATATATTGGTGAAAATGCTAAGGTTACTAATTCACTTATAGTTGAAGGATGCACTGTTAATGGAACAGTACAAAATTCAGTTTTATTCCAAGGTGTACAAGTTGGTAAGAATACAATAATAAAAGATTCTGTTATTATGACAAACGCTAAAATTGGAGATAATGTGATAATTGAAAAAGCTATAATTGGAAATGATGCTGTGATAAGAAAAGACTGTGTAATAGGCACAGGTGATGAAATTGAAATTGTTGCTGCCAAAGAAGAGGTAAAAATGGGTAGTATCATGAAAAATAGTAAGGCGGTATAA
- a CDS encoding glycoside hydrolase family 13 protein, translated as MDKTKVIYNSRDKNFKKPFGAVEIGQVIKLSIIVNKDLLVALELTDFNNESSLLEMKKEYLSDGNYKYSVEIDTSNKSGLLRYYFILIDGYKRIYYGNNDEKLGGEGQVYNNDPVPYEITVYEKIEVPKWYKDGVIYQIFVDRFCNGNEDNSINKPKKNSFLYATWDDDPMYIKDNMGRILRWDFYGGNLKGIIKKLDYIKSLGANIIYLSPIFKSSSCHKYDVGDYEIIDEMFGTNEEFSKLCNIAQSKGIRIILDGVFSNTGSDSRYFNKYGNYDEVGAYQSPNSKYYNWYKFITYPYQYQSWWGIDNRPNVNELEESYLDYIVNKKGSIIEKWINLGASGWRLNVADELPDKFIEIFKKRMKEINQDSVLIGEVWDDASNKISYSKRRKYLFGKELDSITNYPLRECLINFVKGYITSEKLKKRIMSLYENYPREIFNSNMNVIGTHDTERILTILDGNLYLLKLMIVFQMTLPGVPVIYYGDEAGLKGGKDPENRKAYPWNNENQEILKFYSKVINIRKKEEVLRKGNLKIFDMDVNICVLKRTYEGKNIIVVLNNSGLHKNLNKFEFEGVYSELFSNKTIDFDKADINLSPYNFLILSK; from the coding sequence ATGGATAAAACAAAAGTGATATACAATTCTAGAGATAAGAATTTCAAGAAGCCTTTTGGAGCAGTTGAAATTGGTCAAGTTATAAAATTATCGATTATAGTCAATAAAGATTTATTAGTAGCTCTTGAATTAACTGATTTCAATAATGAGAGTAGCTTGCTAGAAATGAAAAAAGAATATTTAAGTGATGGAAATTATAAGTATTCAGTAGAAATAGATACATCTAATAAATCGGGATTATTAAGATATTATTTTATTTTAATAGATGGTTATAAGAGAATTTATTATGGAAATAATGATGAAAAATTAGGTGGCGAAGGACAAGTATACAATAATGATCCAGTGCCATATGAAATAACTGTATATGAAAAAATTGAAGTACCTAAGTGGTATAAAGATGGTGTTATATATCAGATATTTGTTGATAGATTTTGTAATGGAAATGAAGATAACAGCATAAATAAACCAAAGAAAAATTCCTTTTTATATGCTACATGGGATGATGATCCTATGTATATAAAAGATAATATGGGAAGAATTTTGAGATGGGATTTTTATGGAGGAAATTTAAAGGGAATAATAAAAAAGCTAGATTATATAAAATCTTTAGGTGCGAATATTATATATTTAAGTCCAATATTTAAATCTTCTAGTTGTCACAAATATGATGTTGGTGACTATGAAATTATAGATGAAATGTTTGGAACTAACGAAGAATTTTCAAAATTATGTAATATAGCACAAAGTAAAGGAATAAGAATTATATTAGACGGAGTATTCAGCAATACTGGATCTGATAGTAGATATTTTAACAAGTATGGAAATTATGATGAAGTTGGTGCATATCAGTCTCCTAATTCAAAGTATTACAATTGGTATAAATTTATAACTTATCCTTACCAATATCAATCTTGGTGGGGGATAGATAATAGACCTAATGTAAATGAACTTGAAGAGAGTTATCTAGATTATATTGTAAACAAAAAGGGATCTATAATTGAGAAATGGATTAATTTGGGAGCGAGTGGATGGAGATTAAATGTTGCCGATGAATTACCAGATAAATTTATAGAGATTTTTAAAAAGAGAATGAAAGAAATTAATCAGGATAGTGTGCTTATAGGAGAAGTGTGGGATGATGCTTCTAATAAAATAAGCTATTCAAAACGAAGAAAATATTTATTTGGCAAAGAATTAGATTCAATTACTAATTATCCGTTAAGAGAATGTTTAATAAATTTTGTTAAAGGGTATATAACTTCTGAGAAACTAAAAAAGAGAATAATGTCTTTGTATGAGAATTATCCAAGAGAAATTTTTAATTCTAATATGAATGTTATAGGTACACATGATACTGAAAGAATTTTAACAATATTAGATGGAAATTTATATTTACTCAAATTAATGATCGTTTTTCAAATGACATTACCAGGTGTGCCAGTAATTTATTATGGAGATGAAGCTGGGTTAAAGGGTGGAAAAGATCCTGAAAATAGAAAGGCTTATCCATGGAATAATGAAAATCAAGAGATATTAAAATTTTACTCTAAGGTAATAAATATAAGAAAAAAAGAAGAGGTTTTAAGAAAAGGTAATTTAAAAATATTTGATATGGATGTGAACATATGTGTATTAAAAAGAACATATGAAGGAAAAAACATAATAGTAGTATTAAATAATTCAGGCTTGCATAAAAACTTAAATAAATTTGAATTTGAAGGTGTATATAGCGAATTATTTAGTAATAAAACTATAGATTTTGATAAGGCTGATATCAACTTATCACCATATAATTTTTTAATATTATCTAAATAA
- a CDS encoding glycogen/starch/alpha-glucan phosphorylase yields MIEMDKKTFKKAYVNKFLEMHGIELKEGTNQQKYEALGSLVRDYVTRTWLKTNKKYNKTGEKQVYYFSMEFLLGRLLGNSLLNIGIRDICKEALEELNINLKDLENLEEDQGLGNGGLGRLAACFLDSMASLNIPGHGCGIRYKYGFFEQKIIDGKQVEVSDNWLKEGNVWEKRKTNKSEIVKFGGEIKVEEKNGRLNFIHADYEPILAIPYDTPVVGFKNEIVNTLRLWSAEPLSNEFDFSSFNRGDFLQAIQYKNSVEAISQVLYPEDSFYEGKMLRLKQQYFFVSAGIQSIIRHFKKHGGKIRDFAEKIAIHINDTHPTLAIPELMRILLDEEELNWDDAWRITEDTISYTNHTILSEALEKWPVDMFKKLLPRIFMIVEEINRRYCEELKVKFQGQEDKISNMAIIGEGQIRMANLAIVGSHSVNGVAKLHTDILKKKEMKDFYYLYPKKFNNKTNGITHRRWLLKCNPDLTRLLSDTIGDGFIKHPLDLENFQKHLDDKNVLDELGKIKLENKKKLAKTIFDNEGIVVDPNSIFDVQVKRIHAYKRQTLNCLRIMDLYNRLIDNPNLDVYPRTFIFGGKAAPGYYLAKNIIELINNIANKVNNDPRVNKKMKVVFMENYDVSLAEEIVPGADVSEQISTTTKEASGTSNMKFMMNGAITVATLDGANIEIKDEVGEDNIVIFGLEADEVLSYYKNGGYSSLEMYNNDSRIKSVINDLTNGKYHNDKQRFKTLYQNLINYNDEFFVLKDFNSYLKAQDKIDALYRDKDMWNKICGINISHSGIFSSDRTIEQYATGIWGSEVIYKNLGI; encoded by the coding sequence ATGATAGAAATGGATAAAAAAACATTCAAAAAAGCATATGTAAATAAATTTTTAGAAATGCACGGAATAGAATTGAAGGAAGGAACAAACCAACAAAAATACGAAGCTTTAGGAAGTTTGGTAAGAGATTATGTAACGAGGACATGGCTTAAAACAAATAAAAAATATAATAAAACAGGTGAAAAACAAGTTTATTATTTTTCGATGGAATTTTTACTTGGAAGATTATTAGGTAATTCTCTATTAAATATTGGAATAAGGGATATTTGTAAAGAGGCTTTAGAAGAGCTTAATATAAATTTAAAAGACCTAGAAAATTTAGAAGAAGATCAAGGTCTTGGTAATGGTGGGTTAGGTAGACTTGCTGCATGTTTCTTAGATTCAATGGCATCATTAAATATACCTGGTCATGGATGTGGAATTAGATATAAATATGGTTTCTTTGAACAAAAAATTATTGATGGAAAACAAGTTGAAGTTTCTGATAATTGGTTAAAGGAAGGTAATGTATGGGAAAAAAGAAAAACTAATAAATCTGAAATTGTTAAATTTGGTGGAGAAATTAAAGTAGAAGAGAAAAATGGTAGATTAAATTTTATTCATGCAGATTATGAACCAATATTAGCAATACCATACGATACTCCAGTTGTCGGTTTCAAAAATGAAATAGTAAATACTTTAAGACTTTGGAGTGCTGAACCATTATCTAATGAGTTTGATTTTTCTTCGTTTAATAGAGGTGATTTTTTACAAGCTATTCAATATAAAAATTCAGTAGAGGCTATATCACAAGTTCTTTATCCTGAAGATTCATTCTATGAAGGAAAAATGCTTAGATTAAAGCAACAATACTTTTTTGTGTCAGCAGGAATACAAAGTATAATAAGGCATTTTAAAAAACATGGTGGAAAGATACGAGATTTTGCAGAAAAAATAGCTATTCATATAAATGATACTCACCCAACTCTTGCCATACCAGAGCTTATGAGAATATTGCTTGATGAAGAGGAATTAAATTGGGATGATGCATGGAGAATAACTGAAGATACCATATCGTATACAAATCATACTATTTTATCAGAGGCTTTAGAAAAGTGGCCTGTTGATATGTTCAAGAAATTACTTCCTAGAATATTTATGATCGTTGAAGAAATAAATAGAAGATATTGCGAAGAACTAAAAGTTAAGTTCCAAGGTCAAGAAGATAAGATATCAAATATGGCTATAATCGGAGAAGGACAAATAAGAATGGCTAATCTTGCTATAGTAGGCAGCCATAGTGTTAATGGAGTAGCAAAACTTCATACTGATATATTAAAGAAAAAGGAAATGAAAGATTTTTATTACTTGTATCCAAAAAAATTTAATAATAAAACAAATGGTATAACTCATAGAAGATGGTTATTAAAGTGTAATCCTGATTTAACAAGATTACTTTCAGATACCATAGGAGATGGGTTTATAAAGCACCCATTAGACTTAGAAAATTTTCAAAAACATTTAGATGATAAGAATGTTTTAGATGAGTTAGGCAAGATAAAGCTTGAAAATAAGAAAAAACTTGCAAAAACAATATTTGATAATGAGGGAATTGTAGTTGATCCTAACTCTATATTTGATGTTCAGGTAAAGAGAATACATGCATATAAGAGACAAACTTTAAATTGTTTAAGAATAATGGATTTATATAATAGGTTAATTGATAATCCTAATTTAGATGTTTATCCAAGAACATTTATATTTGGTGGAAAGGCTGCACCAGGGTATTATTTAGCAAAAAATATTATTGAGCTTATAAATAATATTGCAAATAAAGTGAATAATGATCCAAGAGTTAATAAGAAAATGAAAGTAGTATTTATGGAAAATTATGATGTATCTTTAGCTGAAGAGATTGTTCCAGGAGCAGATGTAAGTGAACAAATTTCAACAACAACTAAGGAAGCTTCAGGAACTTCAAACATGAAATTTATGATGAATGGAGCTATTACAGTAGCAACACTTGATGGAGCCAATATAGAAATTAAAGATGAAGTTGGAGAAGACAATATTGTTATTTTTGGATTAGAGGCAGATGAAGTCTTAAGTTATTATAAAAATGGAGGGTATAGTTCATTAGAAATGTATAATAATGACTCAAGAATTAAGAGTGTTATTAATGATTTAACTAATGGAAAATATCATAATGACAAGCAAAGATTCAAAACTTTATATCAAAATTTAATAAATTATAATGATGAATTCTTTGTATTAAAAGATTTTAATTCTTATTTAAAAGCACAGGATAAAATAGATGCTCTTTATAGAGATAAAGATATGTGGAATAAGATATGTGGAATAAATATATCACATTCAGGAATATTTTCATCTGATAGAACTATTGAACAATATGCAACTGGAATCTGGGGATCTGAAGTTATTTATAAGAACTTAGGCATATAA
- the glgA gene encoding glycogen synthase GlgA, with translation MRVLFVASEAHPFIKSGGLGDVAGALPKELARKGVDVRVVIPKYREINNELKNKLRFNKWFNVDVGWRNQYCGILEYEYDGVIYYFVDNEYYFSRGGMYGHYDDAERFAFFDRAVLDMIKQLDWKPNIIHCNDWQTGMIPVLLKLEYMRKDMFYWDIKSVFSIHNIAFQGVFDPVILPELFGYDYEQYTNTNLKFDDGVGFMKGAINYSDMITTVSYSYAEEIKTPEFGERLDWLLREKSYMLRGILNGIDYDEFNPKNDNLINKNYDVNNINDKYENKRNLQSELGLNVNENIPIIAMVTRLTSQKGLDLLVNISERLLQNDIQLVIVGTGDKHYEDHFKWLDYKYGNKVSANIRFDNNLAHKVYAASDMFLMPSLFEPCGLGQLIALRYGSIPIVRETGGLKDTIRAYNEYTGEGNGFSFYNYNADELLHIIEYALKIYYDKNKWSNLVKNAMNSNNSWSKSADEYLNMYKELSYR, from the coding sequence ATGAGAGTTTTATTTGTAGCATCAGAAGCACATCCGTTTATAAAAAGTGGTGGATTAGGTGATGTAGCTGGAGCGTTACCTAAGGAATTAGCAAGAAAAGGTGTGGATGTTAGGGTTGTTATACCTAAATATAGAGAAATAAACAATGAACTAAAAAATAAACTCAGATTTAATAAGTGGTTTAACGTAGATGTTGGATGGCGCAATCAATATTGTGGAATATTAGAGTATGAATATGATGGCGTAATTTATTATTTTGTAGATAATGAATACTATTTTTCTAGAGGTGGAATGTATGGTCATTATGATGATGCTGAAAGATTTGCATTTTTTGATAGAGCAGTATTAGACATGATAAAACAATTGGATTGGAAACCAAATATAATTCATTGTAATGATTGGCAAACTGGGATGATACCAGTTTTATTGAAACTAGAATATATGAGAAAAGATATGTTTTATTGGGATATAAAATCAGTATTTTCAATTCACAATATAGCTTTTCAAGGAGTATTTGATCCTGTTATATTACCAGAACTGTTTGGATATGATTATGAACAGTATACAAATACTAATTTGAAATTTGATGATGGCGTAGGCTTTATGAAGGGTGCTATAAATTACTCAGATATGATAACAACTGTTAGCTATAGCTATGCAGAAGAAATAAAAACTCCAGAGTTTGGAGAAAGACTAGATTGGCTATTAAGAGAAAAATCCTATATGTTAAGAGGAATATTAAATGGAATAGATTATGACGAATTTAATCCTAAAAATGATAATTTAATAAATAAAAATTATGATGTAAATAATATAAATGATAAATATGAAAATAAAAGAAATTTACAGTCAGAATTAGGATTGAACGTTAATGAAAATATACCTATTATTGCAATGGTAACAAGGTTAACAAGTCAAAAAGGTTTAGATTTATTAGTGAATATTTCAGAAAGATTACTACAAAATGATATTCAATTAGTTATTGTTGGAACTGGAGATAAACATTATGAAGATCATTTTAAGTGGTTAGATTATAAATATGGAAATAAGGTCTCAGCAAATATTAGATTTGACAATAATTTGGCTCATAAAGTATATGCTGCATCAGATATGTTTTTAATGCCATCATTATTTGAACCTTGTGGTTTGGGACAACTCATAGCTCTTAGATACGGAAGTATACCAATAGTAAGAGAAACTGGTGGCTTGAAAGATACAATTAGAGCTTACAATGAGTATACAGGAGAAGGTAATGGATTTAGTTTTTATAATTATAACGCAGATGAATTACTCCATATAATAGAGTACGCTTTAAAAATTTATTATGATAAAAATAAATGGTCAAACCTTGTGAAAAATGCTATGAATTCTAATAATAGTTGGAGCAAATCAGCAGATGAATATTTAAATATGTACAAAGAATTAAGCTATAGATAA
- the glgB gene encoding 1,4-alpha-glucan branching protein GlgB, with protein MSNADTKKIDHELDIQSKEITSEETVETLKDTAQNASKVAKKMSSSKKSNRTTKKKAPSIKAKANLSNSNSENKEVKSNTKKSNSHELNKENIKKFHEGTNYEAYKILGSHIKTEKRKKGVRFTTWAPNAKDAYLVGDFNDFKIDENYKLEKLDENGLWSLFLPHINDGSKYKYCFIDELGNQSDFKSDPYAIQSELRPKTASIVFESDKFKWNDKKWMSKRNKLNIYEIPMNIYEMHLGSWKRNEEGEFLTYAQLSEILPKYLKDMGYTYVELMPLGEHPLDASWGYQGTGYYSPTSRYGDLNGLKMLIEKLHDEEIGVIIDWVPGHFCKDSHGLYKFDGTTTYEYSEEWRSENCGWGTCNFDLGKPEVRSYLISNALYWIKEFHIDGIRVDAVSSILYLDYGKEEGEWEPNEFGGNANLEGIEFLQQLNKAVKAEDPNVLMIAEESTSWPNVSKSNNGESLGFNFKWNMGWMNDTLEYIKVDPLYRKFNHDKVTFSMMYNYSENFILPISHDEVVHGKKSLVDKMWGDYWNKFSGLRLFASYMMGHPGKKLLFMGCEFGQFIEWREYEELEWFLIDKYDMHRQTQVFFKDLNHFYIDNKALWELDHDEKGFTWIDADNSSQSILEFIRRSKDDNDTLIFISNFTPIVYYDYKIGVPFLGEYEEVFNTDDSKYGGSGQVMGETLISKKLEYHNQPYSLQIKVPPMATLVLKIKSIYKDIEEKTFMKKVTEIAEIDREELLDKIEDIK; from the coding sequence TTGAGTAATGCTGATACTAAGAAGATAGATCATGAATTAGATATTCAATCAAAAGAAATTACATCAGAAGAAACAGTTGAAACACTAAAAGATACAGCACAAAATGCAAGTAAGGTTGCTAAAAAAATGAGTTCGTCTAAAAAATCAAATCGAACTACTAAGAAAAAAGCCCCAAGTATAAAAGCAAAAGCAAATCTAAGTAATAGTAACAGTGAAAATAAAGAAGTAAAAAGTAATACTAAAAAATCAAATTCTCATGAATTAAATAAAGAAAATATTAAAAAGTTTCATGAAGGAACTAACTATGAAGCTTATAAGATTTTAGGATCTCATATAAAAACAGAAAAAAGAAAAAAAGGAGTAAGGTTTACAACCTGGGCGCCTAATGCAAAAGATGCTTATTTAGTTGGAGATTTTAATGATTTTAAAATAGATGAAAATTATAAACTTGAAAAATTAGATGAAAATGGATTGTGGAGCTTATTTTTACCACATATAAATGATGGTAGTAAATATAAATACTGTTTTATAGATGAATTAGGAAATCAATCGGATTTTAAATCAGATCCTTATGCAATTCAAAGTGAACTTAGACCTAAAACAGCATCAATAGTGTTTGAATCAGATAAGTTTAAATGGAATGACAAAAAATGGATGAGTAAAAGAAATAAATTAAATATATATGAAATACCAATGAATATATATGAAATGCATTTAGGTTCATGGAAGCGAAACGAAGAAGGAGAATTTTTAACATATGCGCAGTTGAGTGAAATTTTACCAAAATATCTTAAAGATATGGGTTATACTTACGTTGAATTGATGCCACTTGGTGAACATCCATTAGATGCATCTTGGGGATATCAAGGAACGGGATATTATTCTCCAACAAGTAGATATGGTGATTTAAATGGTTTAAAAATGCTTATAGAAAAGTTACATGATGAGGAAATTGGTGTAATAATTGATTGGGTTCCAGGACATTTTTGTAAAGATTCTCATGGGTTATATAAATTTGATGGAACTACAACATATGAGTATAGCGAAGAATGGAGATCAGAAAATTGTGGCTGGGGAACTTGTAATTTTGATTTAGGAAAACCAGAAGTTCGTAGTTATTTAATATCTAATGCTTTATATTGGATAAAAGAATTTCATATAGATGGAATTAGAGTTGATGCTGTATCAAGTATTCTTTACTTAGATTATGGTAAAGAAGAAGGAGAATGGGAACCTAATGAATTTGGAGGAAATGCAAATTTAGAAGGTATAGAGTTTTTACAACAATTAAACAAGGCTGTTAAAGCAGAAGATCCTAATGTATTAATGATTGCAGAAGAATCAACATCATGGCCTAATGTTAGTAAATCTAATAATGGAGAATCACTAGGATTTAATTTTAAATGGAATATGGGATGGATGAACGACACTTTAGAATATATAAAAGTAGATCCTCTATATAGAAAGTTTAACCATGATAAAGTAACTTTTTCAATGATGTACAATTATTCAGAGAATTTTATATTGCCAATATCACATGATGAAGTAGTACATGGTAAAAAGTCATTGGTTGATAAAATGTGGGGAGATTATTGGAATAAGTTTTCTGGCTTAAGATTGTTTGCATCATATATGATGGGGCATCCAGGTAAAAAGTTGTTATTTATGGGATGTGAATTTGGACAATTTATAGAGTGGAGAGAATATGAAGAATTAGAGTGGTTTTTAATAGATAAATATGATATGCATAGACAGACACAAGTTTTCTTTAAAGATTTAAATCATTTTTATATAGATAATAAAGCACTTTGGGAATTGGATCATGATGAAAAAGGTTTTACCTGGATTGATGCAGATAATAGTTCTCAAAGTATACTTGAGTTTATAAGAAGAAGTAAAGACGACAATGATACTCTAATTTTCATTAGTAATTTTACTCCAATTGTATATTATGACTATAAAATTGGTGTTCCATTTTTAGGTGAATATGAAGAAGTATTTAATACAGATGATAGTAAGTATGGTGGTTCTGGACAAGTTATGGGTGAAACATTAATATCAAAAAAATTGGAATATCATAATCAACCATATTCATTACAAATTAAAGTACCTCCTATGGCAACACTAGTGCTAAAAATAAAATCTATATATAAGGATATTGAAGAAAAAACTTTTATGAAGAAAGTTACTGAAATAGCAGAGATAGATAGAGAAGAGTTATTAGATAAAATTGAGGATATAAAATAA
- a CDS encoding PTS sugar transporter subunit IIA has translation MFGLFKKKKEDSNLKLVAPITGKAIPLSEVPDPVFAQKMAGDGLAIEPSDNVAVAPADGELTLVFNTKHAFAMTLANGTELLVHIGIETVSLNGEGFEQLVEQGTKVKAGTPIIKFDREFIKSKGLPLTTPVLITNVDTLKSIKATENIDTVAGETSIIEYSL, from the coding sequence ATGTTTGGATTATTTAAGAAGAAAAAAGAAGATAGCAATTTAAAATTAGTAGCACCTATTACAGGTAAAGCAATTCCTTTATCAGAGGTTCCTGATCCAGTTTTTGCTCAAAAAATGGCTGGAGATGGTTTAGCAATAGAACCTTCTGATAACGTAGCTGTTGCTCCTGCTGATGGTGAATTAACTTTAGTATTTAATACTAAACATGCTTTCGCAATGACATTAGCAAATGGCACAGAACTTTTAGTTCATATTGGTATAGAAACAGTATCTTTAAACGGAGAAGGATTTGAACAATTAGTAGAACAAGGAACTAAAGTTAAAGCTGGAACTCCTATAATTAAGTTTGATAGAGAATTCATCAAATCAAAAGGACTTCCATTAACAACTCCTGTTTTAATAACTAATGTTGATACATTAAAATCAATAAAAGCTACTGAAAACATTGATACTGTAGCTGGAGAAACTTCAATAATAGAATATTCTCTATAA